One genomic window of Halovivax cerinus includes the following:
- a CDS encoding DUF433 domain-containing protein — MSIVQDPAHSDGSPTVEGTGIRVKDIASAYEHSGYEPDEITQLYPDLSLGDVHRALAYYYDHIDEFRSAESAAA, encoded by the coding sequence ATGAGCATCGTTCAGGATCCCGCCCACAGTGATGGTTCTCCCACGGTAGAGGGGACGGGCATTCGCGTGAAGGATATCGCAAGCGCATACGAACATAGCGGATACGAACCGGACGAAATAACCCAGCTTTATCCAGACCTATCGCTGGGCGACGTTCATCGAGCGCTCGCATATTATTACGATCACATCGACGAGTTTCGATCTGCGGAGTCCGCCGCCGCATGA
- a CDS encoding DUF5615 family PIN-like protein has product MRPLYCDEGIWIPVADGLSRRGWTVHTVRGEGKLGEPDRDHLSYARQNDWILVTFDDDFLSLVETNELAHAGIIYVQQAGRDIGSVVKSIDGRLETLSPDDRGIHYC; this is encoded by the coding sequence ATGAGGCCGCTGTACTGTGATGAGGGGATATGGATCCCCGTCGCAGATGGGCTCAGCAGGCGCGGGTGGACCGTCCACACCGTCCGTGGGGAAGGAAAGTTAGGTGAACCGGATCGTGACCACCTCTCCTACGCGAGACAAAACGATTGGATACTCGTTACGTTCGACGACGACTTCCTCTCCCTGGTAGAAACGAACGAACTCGCACACGCGGGTATCATCTACGTCCAGCAGGCTGGACGCGACATTGGGAGTGTCGTCAAATCAATTGACGGACGTCTCGAGACACTCTCGCCTGACGACCGTGGAATCCACTACTGCTGA
- a CDS encoding DUF368 domain-containing protein, protein MRARMRTFITGFAMGMADAVPGVSGGTIALIAGVYDRLIAAITAVDPCVLRRLRTIHSSKTRHKLRVELFAMDLPFLLTLGSGAILAVLLLANAMHYLTDVYPVPTYGFFTGLIAASALVLYSEVDVTTVRRIGVASLGIIVAAGVSGLSSAGVSHALPVVFVTGAISICAMVLPGVSGSFFLLLLGQYEFLTGTLSRATDGVGAVVFGGQSPATLADPAAVVATFGAGAVIGLFTMAHLIERALASYRAATMTFLVSLMVGALRLPLERIAADLGPSPAAGPSAALLALVVGAAFVLFADRYAAVSTDASTPT, encoded by the coding sequence ATGCGCGCGCGTATGCGGACGTTCATCACTGGATTCGCGATGGGGATGGCCGACGCCGTTCCCGGCGTCTCCGGCGGGACGATCGCTTTGATCGCGGGGGTCTACGACCGACTGATCGCGGCGATCACGGCGGTCGATCCGTGCGTCCTCCGTCGACTGCGGACGATTCACTCGTCGAAGACACGCCACAAATTGCGGGTGGAACTGTTCGCGATGGATCTGCCCTTTCTCCTCACGCTCGGGTCGGGTGCGATCCTCGCCGTCCTCCTCCTCGCGAACGCGATGCACTACCTCACGGACGTCTACCCGGTGCCCACGTACGGCTTCTTCACCGGGTTGATCGCCGCGAGCGCGCTCGTCCTCTACAGCGAAGTCGACGTGACGACGGTCCGCAGGATCGGCGTCGCCAGTCTCGGGATCATCGTCGCGGCCGGGGTGTCGGGACTCTCGTCCGCGGGCGTCTCACACGCGCTACCGGTCGTCTTCGTCACCGGTGCCATCTCCATCTGTGCGATGGTCTTACCAGGGGTCTCCGGATCGTTCTTCTTGCTCCTGCTCGGCCAGTACGAGTTCTTGACTGGGACGTTGAGCCGGGCGACTGATGGTGTCGGGGCGGTCGTCTTCGGCGGACAGTCTCCGGCGACGCTGGCCGACCCTGCCGCGGTCGTCGCGACGTTTGGGGCCGGGGCGGTCATCGGGCTCTTCACGATGGCCCACCTGATCGAACGGGCGCTCGCCTCCTATCGCGCGGCGACGATGACGTTCCTGGTCAGTCTCATGGTCGGTGCGCTCCGATTACCGCTCGAACGTATCGCCGCGGACCTCGGACCGTCACCCGCGGCTGGGCCGAGTGCGGCGCTGCTCGCGCTCGTCGTCGGCGCTGCGTTCGTCCTGTTCGCGGATCGGTACGCCGCAGTGTCCACGGACGCGTCGACCCCGACGTGA
- a CDS encoding PemK-like protein, producing the protein MTSFEELARGDIVWGTDPLSEKGRPLLVLGTPQFPTHGVQLITALLPTKTYHEESLTLRDGDYEGDPLGTQSYVLPWSLATRNNAVEVEYRLTSLVDSRTEDVLSQLIGYLTP; encoded by the coding sequence GTGACCTCGTTCGAGGAACTAGCGCGCGGAGACATCGTCTGGGGGACCGATCCGCTCTCAGAGAAAGGGCGTCCGCTACTCGTACTCGGGACACCACAGTTCCCCACCCACGGTGTCCAACTTATCACCGCCCTACTACCGACGAAGACCTACCACGAAGAATCACTGACACTCCGAGATGGTGACTACGAGGGCGACCCACTTGGAACCCAAAGCTACGTCCTTCCGTGGTCACTTGCGACCCGCAACAACGCAGTGGAAGTAGAATACCGCCTCACTTCTCTAGTCGATTCGCGCACCGAGGACGTCCTATCACAGTTGATCGGCTACCTTACTCCCTAA
- the twy1 gene encoding 4-demethylwyosine synthase TYW1: MSDVADATGAGSGTDGDAAARDDGPKQVSSPDYHSVNHTAAQTCGWTANALRGEGKCYKNIFYGIESHRCIQMTPVVRCNERCVFCWRDHQGHAYELDDVEWDDPEAVVDASLSLQRKLLSGFGGNDEVPREAFDEAMEPRHVAISLDGEPSLYPYLPELIDAFHDRDITTFLVSNGTRPKVLAECDPTQLYVSVDAPERHTFDQVVRAMEDDAWETLVETLDVLAEKDDTRTVLRTTLLQGENMHSPDWYAGLFQRADPDFVELKAYMHVGHSQDRLDRSTMPDHEDVVAFAEAVGEHMPEHPVLKEVPASRVALLARDQDTWVPKLRKGSEFWARDSVVGE; the protein is encoded by the coding sequence ATGAGCGACGTCGCGGACGCCACCGGGGCCGGGTCGGGTACCGATGGGGACGCAGCGGCGAGGGACGACGGCCCCAAACAGGTGTCGAGTCCTGACTACCACAGCGTCAACCACACGGCCGCCCAGACCTGCGGCTGGACGGCCAACGCCCTCCGCGGCGAGGGAAAGTGTTACAAGAACATCTTCTACGGGATCGAGTCACACCGCTGCATTCAGATGACGCCCGTCGTCCGGTGTAACGAACGCTGTGTCTTCTGCTGGCGCGATCACCAGGGCCACGCCTACGAACTCGACGACGTGGAGTGGGACGACCCCGAGGCAGTCGTCGACGCCTCCCTCTCCCTCCAGCGAAAGCTCCTTTCGGGCTTCGGCGGCAACGACGAGGTCCCTCGCGAAGCCTTCGACGAGGCCATGGAGCCCCGTCACGTCGCCATCTCGCTCGACGGCGAGCCGAGCCTCTACCCGTACCTGCCGGAACTGATCGACGCCTTCCACGACCGCGACATCACCACGTTTCTCGTCTCGAACGGGACGCGCCCGAAGGTACTCGCCGAGTGCGATCCGACGCAACTCTACGTCAGCGTCGACGCGCCGGAGCGCCACACGTTCGACCAGGTCGTCCGTGCGATGGAAGACGACGCCTGGGAGACCCTCGTCGAGACGCTGGACGTCCTGGCGGAGAAAGACGACACTCGCACCGTTCTGCGAACCACGCTCCTCCAGGGCGAGAACATGCACAGCCCCGACTGGTACGCCGGCCTCTTCCAGCGAGCAGATCCGGACTTCGTCGAGCTCAAAGCGTACATGCACGTCGGCCACTCACAGGACCGACTCGACCGTTCGACCATGCCTGACCACGAAGACGTCGTCGCGTTCGCCGAAGCCGTCGGCGAACACATGCCAGAGCACCCGGTTTTGAAGGAGGTGCCAGCCTCTCGTGTGGCGCTCCTGGCTCGTGACCAGGACACCTGGGTCCCGAAGTTACGGAAGGGAAGCGAGTTCTGGGCGCGTGATTCGGTCGTCGGGGAGTGA
- a CDS encoding DUF7503 family protein, which produces MSTTDTLAELVEAHPRLLGFLFAAMVLLSQTGSVAAGAMVGGVGP; this is translated from the coding sequence ATGTCCACAACCGACACCCTCGCAGAACTCGTCGAAGCACACCCGCGACTACTCGGATTCCTGTTCGCCGCCATGGTCCTGCTGAGCCAGACCGGTTCGGTCGCTGCCGGGGCGATGGTCGGTGGCGTCGGTCCGTAA
- the katG gene encoding catalase/peroxidase HPI, with protein MPNADRDWWPDALDLTILDQNAQRTDPMGENFDYAEAFESLDYEAVKADLEELMTDSQDWWPADYGHYGPLFIRMAWHSAGTYRTHDGRGGASGGRQRLAPLNSWPDNANLDKARRLLWPIKQKYGQQLSWADLIVLAGNVALESMGFETYGFAGGREDDYAPDDAVDWGPEDEMEGASPERFDEDGALRDPLGNTVMGLIYVNPEGPNGEPDPEASATNIRQTFSHMAMDDEETAALIAGGHTFGKVHGADEADPNVGPEPEAAPIEQQGLGWKSEHGSGMGADTITSGIEGPWNTTPTQWDMGYVDSLLDNKWWPEKGPGGAWQWTTQNGELDASAPGVEDPAEKEDVMMLTTDIALKRDPDFRAALERFQEDPAHFQETFAKAWYKLIHRDMGPSSRFLGPEVPDEELLWQDPLPDVDHDLIDETDAEDLKERVLASDLTGTQLVKTAWAAASTYRDSDKRGGANGARIRLEPQRSWDVNEPAELETVLSTLEGIQAEFNETRSDDVRVSLADLVVLAGNAAVEQAASEAGYDVEVPFEPGRTDATQAQTDVESFEALEPAADGFRNYYSDEARLSAEDELVDKADLLGLTPDEMTALVGGLRALGATYTDHGVFTDEPGTLTNDFFETVCSMDYEWEPVSDDREEFELRDRETGEVAWTGTRVDLVFGSNSRLRAIAEVYGAEDGEHKLVEDFVDAWHSVMAADRFDLE; from the coding sequence ATGCCAAACGCAGACCGAGACTGGTGGCCAGACGCGCTCGATCTGACCATCCTCGATCAAAACGCCCAGCGGACCGATCCGATGGGCGAGAACTTCGACTACGCCGAGGCGTTCGAGTCGCTCGACTACGAGGCCGTCAAGGCCGACCTGGAGGAACTGATGACGGACTCGCAGGACTGGTGGCCCGCGGATTACGGCCACTACGGACCACTCTTCATCCGGATGGCCTGGCACAGTGCCGGCACGTACCGGACGCACGACGGTCGGGGCGGTGCCTCCGGCGGTCGCCAGCGCCTGGCTCCCCTCAACAGCTGGCCGGACAACGCGAACCTCGACAAAGCCCGGCGACTGCTCTGGCCGATCAAACAGAAGTACGGCCAGCAGCTCTCGTGGGCGGACCTCATCGTGCTCGCGGGGAACGTCGCGCTCGAATCGATGGGATTCGAGACGTACGGGTTCGCGGGTGGCCGCGAGGACGACTACGCGCCCGACGACGCCGTCGACTGGGGCCCGGAAGACGAGATGGAAGGTGCCTCCCCCGAGCGCTTCGACGAGGACGGCGCGCTTCGCGACCCGCTCGGCAACACCGTCATGGGTCTCATCTACGTCAACCCTGAGGGCCCGAACGGCGAGCCCGACCCCGAGGCGTCCGCGACGAACATCCGCCAGACGTTCAGCCACATGGCGATGGACGACGAGGAGACGGCCGCGCTCATCGCCGGCGGACACACCTTCGGGAAGGTCCACGGTGCCGACGAGGCAGATCCAAACGTCGGCCCCGAGCCCGAAGCAGCGCCGATCGAACAGCAGGGCCTCGGCTGGAAGAGCGAGCACGGTTCCGGAATGGGGGCGGACACGATCACGAGCGGCATCGAGGGTCCGTGGAACACCACGCCGACGCAGTGGGACATGGGCTACGTCGACTCGTTGCTCGATAACAAGTGGTGGCCCGAGAAGGGCCCCGGCGGCGCCTGGCAGTGGACCACGCAGAACGGGGAACTCGACGCGTCCGCTCCCGGTGTCGAAGATCCTGCGGAGAAAGAGGACGTGATGATGCTCACGACGGACATCGCGCTCAAGCGCGATCCGGACTTCCGTGCGGCCCTGGAGCGCTTCCAGGAGGATCCCGCGCACTTCCAGGAGACCTTCGCGAAGGCGTGGTACAAACTGATCCACCGCGACATGGGACCCTCTTCGCGCTTCCTCGGTCCCGAGGTCCCCGACGAGGAACTGCTCTGGCAGGATCCGCTCCCGGACGTCGATCACGACCTGATCGACGAAACTGATGCCGAGGACCTCAAAGAGCGCGTCCTCGCCTCCGATCTCACCGGGACGCAACTCGTCAAGACCGCCTGGGCGGCGGCCTCGACCTACCGCGACAGCGACAAACGCGGCGGCGCGAACGGCGCGCGCATCCGGCTCGAACCCCAGCGTAGCTGGGACGTCAACGAACCCGCGGAACTCGAGACGGTCCTCTCGACGCTCGAGGGAATCCAGGCCGAGTTCAACGAAACGCGTTCTGACGACGTGCGCGTCTCGCTGGCCGACCTGGTCGTCCTCGCCGGGAACGCGGCCGTCGAGCAGGCCGCGAGCGAGGCGGGCTACGACGTCGAGGTGCCGTTCGAGCCCGGCCGCACCGATGCCACCCAGGCCCAGACCGACGTGGAGTCCTTCGAGGCCCTGGAGCCGGCAGCAGACGGGTTCCGCAACTACTACAGCGACGAGGCACGCCTCTCCGCAGAGGACGAACTGGTCGACAAAGCGGACCTGCTCGGCCTGACACCCGACGAGATGACCGCGCTGGTCGGCGGCCTGCGCGCGCTGGGCGCCACCTACACCGACCACGGCGTCTTCACCGACGAGCCGGGGACGCTGACCAACGACTTCTTCGAGACCGTCTGCTCCATGGACTACGAGTGGGAACCGGTCTCGGATGACCGCGAGGAATTCGAACTGCGCGACCGCGAGACCGGCGAAGTCGCGTGGACGGGAACGCGCGTCGACCTCGTCTTCGGCTCGAACTCCCGCCTGCGCGCCATCGCGGAGGTCTACGGCGCCGAAGACGGCGAGCACAAGTTAGTCGAGGACTTCGTCGACGCCTGGCACAGCGTGATGGCGGCCGACCGGTTCGACCTCGAGTGA
- a CDS encoding MarR family transcriptional regulator translates to MSSGAIDIDEFENADDGEFEGRNDTERIVRFLDDNDDRAWKAAAIAAQLELQTDAVSAILSRLKERGLVRHKRPYWAITDDQERLRSAYRLHRHYETADEQYGEERLEALQTDEMEHVQ, encoded by the coding sequence ATGTCGAGCGGCGCCATCGATATCGACGAGTTCGAAAACGCCGACGACGGCGAATTCGAGGGAAGAAACGACACCGAACGGATCGTTCGGTTCCTCGACGATAACGACGACCGGGCGTGGAAGGCAGCCGCGATTGCAGCACAACTCGAACTACAGACGGACGCAGTGAGTGCGATCCTCTCCCGACTGAAAGAGCGAGGGCTCGTGAGACACAAGCGCCCCTACTGGGCGATCACAGACGACCAGGAACGGCTCAGATCAGCCTATCGGCTTCATCGACACTACGAGACCGCTGATGAGCAGTACGGGGAGGAACGGCTCGAAGCACTCCAAACCGACGAAATGGAGCACGTACAGTGA
- a CDS encoding HAD-IIB family hydrolase, protein MSPPLVVDIDGTLTRPFGRGLDPRVFDPLREWEEPVVLATGKAAPYPVALCHFIGIPELVVAENGGVTVTEDRLVVVGDRAGADAVAREYEAAGFDLGWEGVDTINRWRETELAVSTDRPVDPLAAIAADHDLTVVDTGYAYHVTDTDRSKGRALASVAPDLDIELDDCLAIGDSENDVSTFERVGRSFAVANADDAAKAAADEVLDEPHADGTLSVLSRFA, encoded by the coding sequence GTGAGTCCGCCACTGGTCGTCGACATCGATGGGACGCTCACCCGACCGTTCGGCCGAGGCCTAGACCCAAGGGTATTCGACCCGCTCCGCGAGTGGGAGGAACCGGTCGTGCTGGCGACGGGAAAAGCGGCTCCGTATCCCGTGGCACTCTGTCACTTCATCGGCATCCCCGAACTGGTCGTCGCCGAAAACGGCGGCGTCACGGTAACCGAAGATCGACTGGTGGTCGTCGGCGATCGAGCGGGCGCCGACGCCGTGGCCCGAGAGTACGAGGCGGCCGGGTTCGATCTCGGCTGGGAGGGCGTCGACACCATCAATCGGTGGCGTGAAACGGAACTCGCGGTCTCCACCGATCGGCCGGTCGATCCACTGGCGGCGATCGCGGCCGACCACGATCTCACGGTCGTCGACACCGGATACGCCTACCACGTCACCGATACCGACCGATCGAAGGGGCGAGCACTCGCGTCCGTGGCGCCGGACCTCGATATAGAACTCGACGACTGCCTGGCCATCGGCGACTCTGAGAACGACGTCTCGACGTTCGAGCGCGTCGGCCGGAGCTTCGCCGTGGCGAACGCAGACGACGCGGCCAAAGCCGCAGCGGACGAGGTGCTAGACGAGCCACACGCAGACGGGACGCTGTCCGTTCTCTCGCGGTTCGCGTGA